The nucleotide window CGTCCCCATCAACACCTCCACCAACACTGCCGGCACGGCCATCAATCTGCCGGGAGGATTTTCCCCGCCCAATTCATTCATCTTCGCCAATACGGGTACGCGTGCGTACCTGGGTTCGGATTCCGGGTTGATCCTTCTGGATCCGGTGGCCGGGACCACCTCTGGCGTGACCTCGGCCAAGGGCAAAGTGCTCGCAGTCTCTGCCGACGGCAATCAGGCGATCATCGTGGACACTACGACGCCCAACACCGTGTACTTGTTCAATGCATTGGCGAATTCAGTCATCTTCACGTACAGCATTTCCGGCGCCACCGCCGCCGACTTCACCCCCGACAGCAGCCGCGTCATCATCGTGGCCAGCGGAGCTTTCGGTGACCGCGTGTACGAGATCGCGAACGGCGTATTCTCCAACAATCCGGCGAGCGGCCCGCCCACCGGCGTCGCGCTCCTGGCTTCCGGCGCCTTCGCCTACGTGGCCGATCCCAACACCGAGATGTACTCGACCTGCACGAACGGCTTCTCCGCGAACGCAACGGCTGACACGCCGACGCTGATCCGCGCGGCCGCCAAGCCCATCGCCGCCCCCAACAACACAAATTTGCAGATGCTGTCGGTCGTCGGCTCGCAGATCGAGCAGATCGACGTCGTCCCGGGCGCCGCAGGCAATCCCTGCCCGCAGCCCCCGAGCAACACAGCGAATGCTTATTCCTTCCCCGGGGTCGCCGCCTTCACGCCGGTGCAGATGCTGGTCACGCCCGACAGCTCAAAGGCGATCATCACTGCCAGTGACGTCAACAAGCTGCTGGTGTACACGCTTGGGATTGACGCGTTCTCAGGCACGGCTTCTACTATCCCGCTGGCCGGAGCGGCCACCGGAAGCTACACCGCCGCCGTGACCATGGACAGTGTGACGGTGTATGCCGGAGTCGCGGGGGCCAACGAAGTACAGGTGTTCACGCTGTCGAGTGGGGCGCTGGTAACACAGATCTCCGTGCCCCTGTCACCGAAGCTGGTCGCTATACGCAATCAGTAGGCGGAGATCCCTGATGCAGAAAAGCCCTCACGCAGGCGAGGGCTTTTGCTTTGGCCCATACTAAGCCGAAAACGCAGCCTCGTATTCGTCGGGATCGATGCCCTTGAACGAGAGCGTGTGCTTCAGGCGCTGGCGCAGGTCCGCCGGCGTGACCTCGATGAAGGCGCGCACCGCGGTCTCCAGCGAGACCTTGGCGGCCGACTCT belongs to Terriglobia bacterium and includes:
- a CDS encoding DUF2621 family protein, coding for MPVSWSEEAREIVDDLLQELPLPVRDGVRLAAEFRAETLAGEESAAKVSLETAVRAFIEVTPADLRQRLKHTLSFKGIDPDEYEAAFSA